A portion of the Tenacibaculum todarodis genome contains these proteins:
- a CDS encoding carboxy terminal-processing peptidase, with protein MKTKLTTIYILLLTVFASSFTTNANTKKDPDKDKVIIYVLKNILTRGHYVQKELNDDFSEHVYNSFIDGLDPSKRYFTQDDLKEFSQFKYEIDNQLLDNKIDFYKLVYGRFLEKMKSAKTYYGVLLTQSFDFSKKESIDIDYDKMPFAKNENELVDYWRKQLKLQVLSNIENLQDLQVEKTKKDPKTVQKTFEDFEHEARTKVLKNMDDLYLRIEELEHADWYSTFLNSVVSGFGPHTTYMSPRSKSRFDQDMSGKLEGIGARLQKKGIYTHIFELVSGGPAWKQGELEAGDIILKVAQGEEEPLDIVGMRLDDAIKFIKGPKGTEVRLTVKKKIDGSTKVISITRDVVELEETFVKSSIVEKDGKKYGIINLPKFYIDFSDTNGRDSAKDMEQEIARLQSEGVEGLIVDLRNNGGGSLKTAIEIGGLFINEGPIVQVKYRGEQPIIKKDTDPKIQWNGPLVVMVNEFSASASEIFAAAMQDYKRGVILGGKQTYGKGTVQNILPINRFAQNYPDDLGAIKMTIQKFYRINGGSTQIEGVYSDIAMPDRYSYMEVGERDLEGALPWDKVAQAKYTQTNSYENFNDVLYNSKNRINSDSKFKMINEYAKWLKANQERTTYSLNYKDFLAESKKQDKSGDQFKEVFKFDSNLKFLSPKYEFDLFKKDSVLEDKRMAWHKNLSKDIYVNEALNVLSELKMNRNLEPVKN; from the coding sequence ATGAAGACGAAATTAACAACAATATACATCCTACTATTAACTGTTTTTGCATCTAGTTTTACTACTAATGCTAACACAAAGAAGGATCCAGATAAAGATAAAGTTATAATTTATGTATTAAAAAACATTTTAACACGTGGTCATTATGTTCAAAAAGAACTAAATGATGACTTCTCTGAACATGTTTACAATTCATTTATTGACGGACTAGATCCAAGCAAACGTTACTTTACTCAAGATGATTTAAAAGAATTTTCTCAATTCAAATACGAAATAGACAATCAATTATTAGATAATAAAATAGATTTCTATAAATTGGTTTATGGGCGTTTTTTAGAAAAAATGAAATCTGCTAAAACTTATTACGGTGTTTTACTAACACAATCTTTTGATTTTAGTAAAAAGGAAAGTATCGATATTGATTATGATAAAATGCCATTTGCAAAAAATGAAAACGAACTGGTTGATTATTGGAGAAAACAGTTAAAACTACAAGTTTTAAGCAACATAGAAAACTTGCAAGATTTACAAGTAGAAAAAACTAAAAAAGATCCAAAAACAGTACAAAAAACTTTTGAAGATTTTGAACATGAAGCTCGTACTAAAGTGTTGAAAAACATGGACGATTTATATTTAAGAATTGAAGAACTTGAACACGCAGATTGGTATTCTACTTTTTTAAATAGTGTGGTTTCTGGTTTTGGTCCACATACAACTTACATGTCTCCAAGATCAAAATCTCGTTTTGACCAAGATATGTCTGGTAAATTAGAAGGTATTGGAGCAAGACTTCAAAAGAAAGGAATTTACACGCACATTTTTGAATTAGTTTCTGGAGGTCCTGCATGGAAACAAGGAGAATTAGAAGCAGGAGATATTATTTTAAAAGTTGCACAAGGAGAAGAAGAACCTTTAGATATAGTTGGTATGCGCTTAGACGATGCAATTAAATTTATTAAAGGTCCTAAAGGAACTGAGGTTCGTTTAACTGTTAAAAAGAAAATAGATGGTTCTACCAAAGTTATTTCTATAACAAGAGATGTTGTTGAATTAGAGGAAACATTTGTAAAATCTAGTATTGTTGAAAAGGATGGAAAAAAATACGGAATAATAAATCTTCCAAAATTTTATATTGATTTTAGTGATACGAACGGTAGAGATTCTGCAAAAGACATGGAACAAGAAATTGCACGTTTACAAAGTGAAGGTGTAGAAGGTTTAATTGTAGATTTAAGAAATAATGGTGGTGGATCGCTTAAAACTGCCATAGAAATTGGTGGCTTATTTATTAATGAAGGACCAATTGTACAAGTCAAATATCGTGGGGAACAGCCGATAATTAAAAAAGACACAGACCCAAAAATACAGTGGAATGGACCTTTAGTGGTAATGGTAAATGAATTTTCTGCTTCGGCATCAGAAATTTTTGCAGCTGCAATGCAAGACTATAAAAGAGGTGTAATTTTAGGAGGAAAACAAACCTACGGAAAAGGTACTGTTCAAAATATATTGCCAATAAACCGATTTGCACAAAACTATCCTGATGATTTGGGTGCAATTAAAATGACTATCCAAAAATTCTATAGAATTAATGGTGGTTCTACACAAATTGAAGGTGTATATTCCGATATTGCAATGCCAGATAGATATAGTTATATGGAAGTTGGTGAGCGAGATTTAGAAGGCGCTTTACCTTGGGATAAAGTTGCGCAAGCAAAATACACACAAACTAACTCGTATGAGAATTTTAATGATGTTTTATACAACAGTAAAAACAGAATTAATAGCGACTCTAAATTTAAAATGATAAATGAATACGCTAAATGGTTAAAAGCTAATCAAGAACGTACAACGTATTCTTTAAACTATAAAGACTTTCTTGCAGAAAGTAAGAAACAAGATAAAAGTGGAGATCAATTTAAAGAAGTTTTTAAATTTGATTCTAACCTTAAATTTTTATCACCAAAATACGAATTTGATTTGTTTAAAAAAGACAGCGTTTTAGAAGACAAACGTATGGCTTGGCATAAAAACTTATCAAAAGACATTTATGTAAACGAAGCATTAAATGTACTTAGCGAATTAAAGATGAATAGAAATCTAGAACCAGTTAAAAACTAA
- a CDS encoding POTRA domain-containing protein gives MRWLLIILISFTSFVNAQNSIVLEVEFIGAKKTKTSFLEALISTKKNQPLDSVQLNKDLILLKRLPAISNANYKVIKGKENNYSVSFNIEENFTIIPETGFWTSANNQFSYKIGLYDYNFSGRNITLGGFYQNNGYNTYGANFKAPNLFSNKFGLAISYQNWKSEEPLYFDNTSANYLYNNISYEVLGLYQVNFKNEINFGVNIFNEKYEYISGATNPTVPLSLDVDKMLYKFVFSYNNLDYFYQYVDGFKSVFYGQYVSSDNEFQDNFLIFWNDFFYYKRVGEKGNWASRLRVGLSSNKKTPFAPFALDNNVNLRGVGILVDRGTGSIVLNTEYRHTLYDKKKFTVQGNIFVDSGTWRNPGGNLNDFFKSENVRIYSGIGLRFSSKKIYNATFRIDYGFSLKDKSGGLVFGVGQYF, from the coding sequence ATGAGATGGCTTTTAATCATATTAATAAGTTTTACTTCATTTGTAAATGCACAAAATAGTATTGTTTTAGAAGTAGAATTTATTGGTGCTAAAAAAACAAAAACATCATTTCTAGAAGCGTTAATTTCAACCAAAAAAAATCAACCTTTAGATTCTGTTCAGCTAAATAAAGACCTAATACTCTTAAAGAGATTGCCTGCAATTTCAAATGCAAATTATAAAGTAATTAAAGGTAAAGAAAACAATTATAGTGTCTCTTTTAATATAGAAGAAAACTTTACAATTATTCCGGAAACAGGTTTTTGGACTTCTGCTAACAATCAATTTTCTTATAAAATAGGTTTGTATGATTATAATTTTTCAGGAAGAAATATAACTCTTGGGGGTTTCTATCAAAATAATGGTTATAATACCTATGGAGCTAACTTTAAAGCGCCAAACTTGTTTTCAAATAAATTTGGATTAGCAATAAGTTACCAAAACTGGAAAAGTGAAGAGCCTTTGTACTTCGATAATACTTCAGCTAATTATTTGTATAACAATATTTCTTATGAGGTTTTGGGTTTGTATCAGGTCAATTTTAAAAATGAAATAAATTTTGGTGTTAATATTTTTAATGAAAAATATGAATACATTTCCGGTGCAACAAATCCTACTGTTCCTCTGAGTTTAGATGTAGATAAAATGCTTTATAAGTTTGTGTTTTCTTATAATAATCTAGATTATTTTTATCAATATGTAGATGGTTTTAAAAGTGTTTTCTATGGACAGTATGTATCTTCTGATAACGAGTTTCAGGATAATTTCCTCATTTTTTGGAACGATTTTTTTTACTACAAAAGAGTTGGTGAAAAGGGAAATTGGGCAAGTAGATTACGAGTTGGTTTGTCTTCAAATAAAAAAACTCCGTTTGCACCATTTGCTTTAGATAATAATGTAAATCTACGTGGAGTTGGTATTTTGGTTGATCGTGGTACTGGAAGTATTGTTTTAAATACTGAATATAGGCATACTTTATATGATAAAAAGAAGTTTACAGTACAAGGAAATATTTTTGTAGACAGTGGAACTTGGAGAAATCCTGGAGGCAATTTAAACGATTTTTTTAAAAGCGAAAATGTTAGAATTTATTCTGGTATTGGCTTGCGGTTTTCAAGTAAAAAAATATACAATGCAACTTTTAGAATTGATTATGGCTTTAGTTTAAAAGACAAATCTGGAGGATTAGTTTTTGGAGTTGGTCAGTATTTTTAA
- a CDS encoding glycoside hydrolase family 113 — MIFSCESQTKKINGVSFVASRDSINDKHINPVLKVQSNFVALMPYSFIRNVETPKIEFNTNREWFGESENGLLQYAKEFQKVDVKVMVKPHLWLRRGGFTGHLKADTEENWIVLENSYRDYIITYAKAAENMNAEILCIGTELEQFVLKRPDFWLKLIKEIREIYKGKLTYAANWDEFKRIAFWGELDFIGVDAYFPLTDKKSPTIADFELGWKPHKEEIIKIHKQFNKPILFTEFGYRSIDYTGKEPWDSSRIVENVNLEAQKNGLQAIHNQFWKEDWFAGGFVWKWFHAHDRVGGEKNNRFTPQNKPSEKLLKELYSK; from the coding sequence TTGATTTTTTCTTGTGAAAGTCAGACAAAAAAAATTAATGGTGTAAGTTTTGTTGCATCAAGAGATTCTATAAATGACAAACATATAAACCCAGTCTTAAAGGTACAAAGCAATTTTGTAGCTTTAATGCCTTATAGTTTTATACGAAATGTTGAAACTCCAAAAATCGAATTTAATACTAACAGAGAGTGGTTTGGTGAAAGTGAAAATGGACTTTTACAATACGCAAAAGAATTTCAAAAAGTTGATGTAAAAGTTATGGTAAAGCCGCATTTGTGGTTAAGAAGAGGAGGCTTTACTGGGCATTTAAAAGCAGATACTGAAGAGAATTGGATAGTTTTAGAGAACTCTTATAGAGATTATATAATAACCTATGCAAAGGCTGCAGAAAATATGAATGCAGAAATTCTTTGTATTGGAACTGAATTAGAACAATTTGTGTTAAAAAGACCTGACTTTTGGTTGAAACTTATCAAGGAAATTAGAGAAATTTATAAAGGAAAACTAACATACGCTGCAAATTGGGATGAATTTAAACGAATTGCATTTTGGGGAGAGTTAGATTTTATTGGTGTAGATGCATATTTCCCTTTAACAGATAAAAAATCGCCAACAATAGCAGATTTTGAATTAGGTTGGAAACCCCACAAAGAAGAAATAATAAAAATACATAAGCAATTTAATAAACCAATTCTATTTACAGAGTTTGGTTATAGAAGTATCGATTATACAGGGAAAGAGCCTTGGGATTCTAGTAGAATTGTTGAGAATGTAAATCTTGAAGCTCAGAAAAATGGATTACAAGCCATACATAATCAGTTTTGGAAAGAAGATTGGTTTGCTGGCGGTTTTGTTTGGAAATGGTTTCACGCACATGATCGTGTTGGAGGAGAAAAAAACAACAGATTTACACCACAAAATAAACCTAGTGAAAAACTGCTAAAAGAATTATATTCAAAATGA